A genomic stretch from Aedes albopictus strain Foshan chromosome 2, AalbF5, whole genome shotgun sequence includes:
- the LOC115258560 gene encoding uncharacterized protein LOC115258560 — METQPEKAAPEVKTSPKMDALAARREARRKRILENSNNRLTKITGREHNEPPAVDFTVKPPDVIYPDPEVERDEYTHPEPHLFGGSNLPEGFPNLANGDIFSLLNPPLGAEQSGAFSAAQPPPVPDTPLVKFLRSRVHLALMAILVYLLFANDLQHLIGGNVFILLLGWEAIEVFLLKTYEKRSSFLDVVFLLGGISQKYSQIGLKFIQTINKVLKDVTFFVFFFVVTHLLWSRFVLGIELSYVLGYDKLEKEAGQVVS, encoded by the exons ATGGAAACTCAGCCAGAAAAAGCCGCGCCTGAAGTTAAAACTTCCCCCAAAATGGATGCCTTGGCTGCTCGCCGTGAGGCCCGGCGGAAACGCATTCTTGAAAACTCCAACAATCGTCTGACCAAGATAACAGGCCGAGAGCACAATGAACCACCTGCAG TGGATTTCACCGTTAAGCCACCGGACGTAATCTACCCGGACCCGGAAGTGGAGCGAGATGAATACACGCATCCGGAACCGCATCTGTTTGGTGGCTCAAACCTACCAGAAGGATTCCCCAATTTAGCAAACGGTGACATATTCTCCCTGCTGAACCCGCCTCTCGGCGCCGAGCAAAGTGGTGCTTTTTCTGCGGCACAACCACCCCCAGTCCCGGACACCCCCCTAGTTAAATTCCTTCGCAGTCGCGTGCACCTGGCCCTGATGGCCATACTGGTCTATCTGCTGTTTGCCAACGATCTGCAGCACCTGATCGGTGGCAACGTATTCATCCTGTTGCTCGGCTGGGAAGCGATCGAGGTCTTTCTGCTGAAAACCTACGAAAAGCGTTCGTCCTTCCTGGATGTGGTCTTTCTGCTGGGAGGCATCTCACAGAAATACTCGCAAATTGGCCTCAAGTTCATCCAAACCATCAACAAGGTACTGAAGGATGTGACCTTTTTCGTGTTTTTCTTCGTGGTCACGCATCTGCTGTGGAGCCGATTTGTGCTGGGGATCGAGCTGAGCTACGTCCTTGGGTACGACAAACTGGAGAAGGAAGCAGGACAAGTCGTTTCCTAG